A region of Paenimyroides aestuarii DNA encodes the following proteins:
- the purB gene encoding adenylosuccinate lyase, whose product MLTELNAISPIDGRYRTKTAPLADYFSEEALIKYRVLVEIEYFIALCELPIPQVANVSKDLFSELRKIYTNFTTEDALWIKNTEKTTNHDVKAVEYFIKHKFDQLGLQEYKEFIHFGLTSQDINNTAIPLSTKHAFEKVYMPTFIQLINKLKELSIEWKDIPMLARTHGQPASPTRLGKEILVFVVRLEEQLRLLNNIPFAAKFGGATGNFNAHKVAYPDKDWQFFGENFVERVLGLKHSFPTTQIEHYDHFAAFCDALKRINNIIIDLDRDIWTYVSMDYFKQKIKAGEVGSSAMPHKVNPIDFENSEGNLGIANAVFEHLAAKLPISRLQRDLTDSTVLRNIGVPFGHTIIAFEATLKGLNKLLLNESKFASDLENNWAVVAEAIQTILRREAYPNPYEALKDLTRTNEVINAQSIHAFIDTLNVSTEVKNELKQITPQNYLGVSI is encoded by the coding sequence ATGTTAACAGAATTAAATGCTATTTCTCCGATCGATGGAAGATATAGAACAAAAACAGCTCCATTAGCAGATTATTTTTCGGAAGAAGCTCTTATAAAATATCGCGTTTTAGTAGAAATTGAATATTTTATTGCGCTGTGCGAATTGCCAATTCCACAAGTAGCCAATGTATCCAAAGATTTATTCTCGGAATTAAGAAAAATATACACCAATTTCACTACTGAAGATGCACTGTGGATAAAAAATACCGAAAAAACAACCAATCACGATGTAAAAGCTGTTGAGTATTTTATTAAACATAAATTTGACCAATTAGGTTTGCAAGAGTATAAAGAGTTTATTCACTTTGGGTTAACCTCTCAAGATATCAACAACACTGCAATACCTTTATCAACCAAGCATGCTTTTGAAAAAGTATATATGCCCACTTTTATTCAATTAATTAATAAATTAAAAGAATTAAGCATAGAGTGGAAAGATATTCCAATGCTAGCACGTACGCACGGACAACCTGCATCGCCAACGCGTTTAGGAAAAGAAATTTTGGTTTTTGTGGTTCGTTTAGAAGAACAATTACGTTTGTTGAACAACATTCCGTTTGCTGCTAAGTTTGGTGGCGCAACCGGAAACTTCAACGCACATAAAGTGGCTTATCCTGATAAAGACTGGCAATTTTTTGGTGAGAATTTTGTTGAAAGAGTGTTAGGTTTAAAACATTCTTTTCCAACTACACAAATAGAACATTACGACCATTTTGCGGCTTTTTGCGATGCTTTAAAACGCATAAATAACATTATTATTGATTTAGATCGCGATATTTGGACGTATGTTTCCATGGACTATTTCAAGCAAAAAATCAAAGCTGGCGAAGTGGGATCATCTGCAATGCCTCACAAAGTAAACCCAATTGATTTTGAAAATTCAGAAGGAAATTTAGGAATTGCCAATGCTGTTTTTGAACATTTAGCAGCAAAATTACCAATTTCTCGTTTGCAACGCGATTTAACCGATAGCACCGTGTTAAGAAATATCGGAGTACCTTTTGGTCATACTATTATTGCGTTTGAAGCAACTTTAAAAGGATTGAATAAATTATTGCTCAACGAATCAAAATTTGCGAGCGATTTAGAAAACAATTGGGCAGTTGTTGCCGAAGCAATTCAAACCATATTGCGTCGTGAAGCGTATCCAAATCCTTACGAAGCTTTGAAAGATTTAACCCGAACAAACGAGGTGATCAATGCACAATCAATTCACGCATTTATTGACACATTGAATGTTTCAACGGAGGTGAAAAATGAATTAAAACAAATAACTCCACAAAATTATTTAGGAGTTTCAATTTAA